From the Selenomonas sp. oral taxon 920 genome, the window CAACTTCCTCAGCGAGCGCATGACGCTCGACGCAGACGACGCACGCTTTGACGAGATCATTGCAGAGATCAAGAAGGTTGCCAAGACCATCGAGCCGGACGCAGTGCTCGAGGCGTAACGCGAGGGAATCCTCATGACGAAGAAACAGAAGCGCATGCTCATGCGCATCGGAGGAGCGGCAGCACTCTTCATATCGGGAATGGTCCTCGAAGACATTACCGTCGGTGTCGTACTCCTCCTCGCAGCCTACGCTCTCATCAGCTGGGACATCCTCTGGCGTGCGGCGGCAAATATTCGCCAGAGACGCGTCTTTGACGAGAACTTCCTCATAGCAGTCGCCACCCTCGGTGCGATCGCCCTCGGCGACTACTCCGAGGGCGTTGCCGTCATGCTGCTTTACCAGATCGGCGAGGGGTTCCAGGGCTATGCCGTTCAGCGTTCGCGCCGCTCCATCTCCTCCCTCATGGACATTCGTCCCGACACGGCGTGTGTTCTGCGCGACGGTGCGGAGGAGGAGGTATTCCCCGACGAGGTCGAGGTCGGCGAGACGATCATCGTCCGCCCGGGCGAGCGTGTCCCGCTTGACGGCATCATCACGAAGGGAGAGGGACACCTCGACACCTCCGCTCTGACAGGCGAATCCATGCCGCGTGTGGTGCGTGCAAACGACGAGATCATCAGCGGCTGCATCAACCAGTCGGGTGTCCTTGAGGTGCGCGTCACAACCCCGTACGAGGAATCGACCGTCGAGCGCATCCTGTCGCTCGTGGAGGAGGCGACGGACAAGAAGGCGACTACCGAGGCATTCATCACGCGCTTTGCCCGCTGGTACACCCCCGCCGTCGTCATCGGTGCGGTACTCCTCGCACTGGTCCCGCCGCTCGTCACGGGCGATCCGTTTGGCATGTGGATCTACCGTGCACTCACCTTCCTCGTCATCTCCTGCCCGTGCGCTCTCGTCATCTCCGTGCCGCTCTCCTTCTTTGCAGGGATTGGCGGCGCGAGCCGTGTCGGCATCCTTATCAAGGGCGGCAACTACCTGGAGGCACTGGCAAAGGCGGACACCGTTGTATTTGACAAGACCGGTACGCTCACGAAGGGCAGCTTCCACGTCGCGAGCGTCATTCCCGCCGAGGGGTTCGCTGAGGAGGACGTGCTCTTCTACGCGGCAAACGCCGAACGCTACTCCACCCATCCCATCGGGCGCTCCATCCTGCGCGCCTTCACGGGCGGTGGCGGTACGACCGAGGATACGGACGTGCATGCGATGGAGGAAAACGCAGGACGCGGCATCTCCGCGCACATCAATGGACATTTCATCCTGTTTGGCACGCATGACTTCCTCACAGCAAAGAAAACGATAAACATCCCACCTGTCCCGCACACGGGTGCGGTCTATCTCTCCATTGACGGGTGCTTCGCAGGAGTGGTGCATGTCGCGGACGAGATCAAGGAGGACGCGGCGGAGGCAGTCCGTGCCCTAAAGGAGCGCGGCATCCGCGAGACGGTCATGCTCACGGGCGACTCGCGCCCAATCGGCATGAGCGTTGGAAAGAGCCTCGGCATTGATACCATCCATGCCGAGCTTCTCCCGCAGGACAAGGTCGCACAGGTCGAGACACGTATTGCTGCACAGCAGAATGGCAAGACCCTCGCCTACGTCGGCGACGGCATCAACGACGCGCCTGTTCTCGCACGCGCCGATGTCGGCATCGCCATGGGCGCACTTGGCTCGGATGCGGCAATCGAGGCAGCGGATGTCGTTCTCATGACCGACGAGCCGCGAAAGATCGCGACGGCCATTGACATCGCACGCAAGACCATGCGCATCGCGTGGCAGAACATCATCTTTGCCATCGGCATCAAGGGCATCGTCCTCGTCCTCGGCGCACTTGGCTACGCAGGACTCTGGGCGGCGATCTTCGCCGATGTCGGTGTCACCGTGCTCGCCATCCTCAACGCCATGCGCGCACTGCATGTAAAGGAATATTGACGCACACAAAAGCCCCCGACCGACATCGGGGGCTTTCGTCTATTCTGTTATGCCTCGCCGCGTCGTCCGTGGTACAGACACCACGGCTCCTCCGCCATGAAGTCGCCGCCATGGTAGTACGCCGCACGCGCACGGCAGCCGCCGCAGGACTTCTTGTAGCTGCACGAGCCGCACCCACCGCCGTAGTCGAGTGTGCGCAGCTCCTGGAACACCTCATTCTTCGCCCAGATCTCATCAAACGGCGTCTCGCGCACATCCCCCAGCTCACGGTTGAGGTACGCACACGGCTGCACCTTGCCGCGCGGACTGATGATGCAGTACGTCAGCCCCGCCAGACACCCGCGCGTAAAGCGCGTATCCACGCCGAGCTGATCGGCGATGCGCAGGAACTGCGGCGCACAGGTCGGCTTCAGCTCGATGTCCACCGTCTCCTGCTTCCTCATAATGCGCGAGAGCACATCCTCATACGCCTCCGCGCGCAGCGACTCCTCCTCGATCGTCTCCGCGCGTCCCGTCGGCACGAGGAAGAAGAAATGATGCGCCTTCGCGCCGATCTCCACAGCGAAGTCCGTCATCGCCTCAAGCTCGTGCGCGTTCCAATCCATCACCGTCGTATGGATCTGGAACGGCAGCCCCGCCTCACGGCAGTTCATCATGCCGCGCACCGCGCCGTCCCAGCCGCCGGGGAACGAGCGGAACGTATCATGCTTCGTCTTATCCATCGAGTCGAGCGAGATGCCCATCCCGCATGCGCCCGCTTCCTTCAGTGCCTTTGCCATCGGCAGGTCGATCAGCGTCCCGTTCGTGCCGAACACGGGGATCAGCCCGAGCCCGCGCGCGTAGGAAACAAGCTCGAGGATATCGGGGCGCGTCAGCGGCTCGCCGCCCGAGAAAATCATGATGCGGAAGCCCGCCTTCGCGATCTCGCGCAGGAGCTTCTTGCCCTCCTCCGTCGAGAGTTCCTCATCCGCGCGGCAGCCCGCGTCGCGGTAGCAGTGGGCACAGTACATATTGCATGCGTTCGTCGTGTTCCACGAGATGATCTTCACCCCGCCGCCCGCAACGCCCTGCGGATGGCTCTTCGGCATGCCGTGCGGATGTCCGCCTGGATGCCCGCCCATATGCGCGTGGGGATGCCCTGCACCCGCAGTGTGTCCCGCCACGTGCGGATGCGCCCCCATCGGGCCCTGTGCGCCGTGCGCCGCCTCCATCGCCGCGCTCACAGTGCCGCCCCCCGCACACCGATCTCCTCGTCCGTCAGATAGCAGGATGGATCGGACTCCCAGAAGTCCCCCGTCCGCGCCTCGGCACGCGTGCGGAAATTCCCGTTGCACCAGCTGAGGTACTGACATTTCGCGCAGCGTCCCTTGAGCAGCGGCTTCCTGTCCTTCAGCCCCGCGAGGATCGGATGCGTCATATCCTGCCAGATATCGCCGAACTTCCGTTCACGCACATTGCCGAACGTATGGTGCTGTGTGAACTGATCGGGATGCACATAGCCGAGGTGATCGACCTCGCCGAACGCGATGCCCGAGCGGTTGCCGCCGTTCGCGCCGATCAGCTTCTTGATCTGCTCCGCCCCTGCATCGTTTCCCTCCGCGAGCGCCTTCAGATACATATAGACCCCGTCGCAGTGGTTGTCCACCGTCAGAATCTCCTTTTTCAGGCCGCGTGCCTCGAAGTCCTTCGTCCGTGCGATGATCGTATCCATCGCGCGGCGCGACTCCTCCGCCGTCACATCCTCATCCATCATCTGTCCGCCGCGCCCCGAATAGACGAGGTGGTAGAAGCAGACACGGTTGATGCCCTTCTCCTCGATAAAGTCAAAGATCTTATCGAGCTCCATGATATTGTGGTGGTTGATCGTAAAGCGCAGCCCCACGCGCTGCCCCACGGCGACGCAGTTCTCGATCCCCTCCATCGCACGCTGATACGCGCCCTCGACCCCACGGAACATATCGTTCACGTCCGCAAGCCCGTCGAGCGAGATGCCGACGTAGCCAACACCGAGATCCTTGATCCGCTGTGCCACCTCACGCGTGATGAGCGTCCCGTT encodes:
- a CDS encoding cation transporter, with protein sequence MKKAFKFRDIDCAQCAQKIEDAAAKIEGVNKVRINFLSERMTLDADDARFDEIIAEIKKVAKTIEPDAVLEA
- a CDS encoding heavy metal translocating P-type ATPase, producing MTKKQKRMLMRIGGAAALFISGMVLEDITVGVVLLLAAYALISWDILWRAAANIRQRRVFDENFLIAVATLGAIALGDYSEGVAVMLLYQIGEGFQGYAVQRSRRSISSLMDIRPDTACVLRDGAEEEVFPDEVEVGETIIVRPGERVPLDGIITKGEGHLDTSALTGESMPRVVRANDEIISGCINQSGVLEVRVTTPYEESTVERILSLVEEATDKKATTEAFITRFARWYTPAVVIGAVLLALVPPLVTGDPFGMWIYRALTFLVISCPCALVISVPLSFFAGIGGASRVGILIKGGNYLEALAKADTVVFDKTGTLTKGSFHVASVIPAEGFAEEDVLFYAANAERYSTHPIGRSILRAFTGGGGTTEDTDVHAMEENAGRGISAHINGHFILFGTHDFLTAKKTINIPPVPHTGAVYLSIDGCFAGVVHVADEIKEDAAEAVRALKERGIRETVMLTGDSRPIGMSVGKSLGIDTIHAELLPQDKVAQVETRIAAQQNGKTLAYVGDGINDAPVLARADVGIAMGALGSDAAIEAADVVLMTDEPRKIATAIDIARKTMRIAWQNIIFAIGIKGIVLVLGALGYAGLWAAIFADVGVTVLAILNAMRALHVKEY
- the nirJ2 gene encoding putative heme d1 biosynthesis radical SAM protein NirJ2, which encodes MEAAHGAQGPMGAHPHVAGHTAGAGHPHAHMGGHPGGHPHGMPKSHPQGVAGGGVKIISWNTTNACNMYCAHCYRDAGCRADEELSTEEGKKLLREIAKAGFRIMIFSGGEPLTRPDILELVSYARGLGLIPVFGTNGTLIDLPMAKALKEAGACGMGISLDSMDKTKHDTFRSFPGGWDGAVRGMMNCREAGLPFQIHTTVMDWNAHELEAMTDFAVEIGAKAHHFFFLVPTGRAETIEEESLRAEAYEDVLSRIMRKQETVDIELKPTCAPQFLRIADQLGVDTRFTRGCLAGLTYCIISPRGKVQPCAYLNRELGDVRETPFDEIWAKNEVFQELRTLDYGGGCGSCSYKKSCGGCRARAAYYHGGDFMAEEPWCLYHGRRGEA
- the nirJ1 gene encoding putative heme d1 biosynthesis radical SAM protein NirJ1; the encoded protein is MISVTKLLFMDEYYGDALRYGHNAHRMKSGAAEGMGPVVVWNSTRTCNLRCRHCYMSSDGQKYEGELTTEEAKRFIDGLAEFRVPVLLFSGGEPLIRPDFFELAEYARDKGVRPTLSTNGTLITREVAQRIKDLGVGYVGISLDGLADVNDMFRGVEGAYQRAMEGIENCVAVGQRVGLRFTINHHNIMELDKIFDFIEEKGINRVCFYHLVYSGRGGQMMDEDVTAEESRRAMDTIIARTKDFEARGLKKEILTVDNHCDGVYMYLKALAEGNDAGAEQIKKLIGANGGNRSGIAFGEVDHLGYVHPDQFTQHHTFGNVRERKFGDIWQDMTHPILAGLKDRKPLLKGRCAKCQYLSWCNGNFRTRAEARTGDFWESDPSCYLTDEEIGVRGAAL